The genomic window TTttgcgaccatgagactgttgctcaacgtgcCTTATATAATCTGGCAATGTTTTGCTTCTACTGCACGATTTGTCGGTTTCAATTTGCCATGCATTGTCACCAGAATATATATCTTTTGTTGAAAAGAGTACGTGTATGTTCGTTGCTTCCTCCTCTGATTTACATTAATAATCTGTGCAACGACATTTTTCTTTCAAGGAGGCTGGGTGTTCAACATATAAACTATTAGACGTTCCTCAAATATTGAGCTCTTCTTTTGAAAGAGATcaaaacagtctaaaaatggccacgaccatcgagctcACTTAAATGTTACTAAAACTATACAACAATGAATTCATGGAGGTCAATGTAGAAGTTCGCACGATTTAAATCCAAATTCTTGTGACACCGTCATATGACATGCAAACACTCTTaactagaaaaatatttttaaaaaatcatgcacTTGATCCTGtgatttaagtttaaaaaactaGCTTTAATTTCCTGtgattttgagagaaaaaattattCTGAAGTGCATTAAACGGACATCCCTATTGCTGTAAACTAAGTGACACTTGAACAACTAGTATAAgcagaatataaatatattacattttcCAAAGATCActtaatgatataaaacaaaatattaaaaaataataataaaagtcttcctttatttgaactttgataggaatttaaacctttttaaCGAAATTCAATTTGTAAGCACGTGCTTTTAAAGGtgtatggtcacgattttagtcaaaaattatttttaagattgtaatgtttacaatgctttagtaaggtattttgataggcaaccaaaatttgagtgtcatttgctgagttataagcgagttacagagcttacatttctttgctatgtaaacaaacccttccgaactgtttatttgtgcttaaaatgaataagaagatagacaaatcagctttaaaacgattttttactggtattttaaatctatgtaaacaaaaacatggcacgagtttacatgacaaagaattgtgagtcctgtatcttgcttaaccctcaacgactgacactcagatttcatttgatcattagaaatgcgtTCATAAAggattataaattataaaaaacagaaaagtaaaatttgaccgaaatcgtcacaatgcccctttaaacaAACTAATGTATACATCAAAAAAATTTGGCACAATTTATCAGATTAAGAATGTGATTATTGAATTATCCTGTGTATATTCACATGATTAATGTATCTGCTCTCAATGTTGAATGGTAATTAGTGCTTATTTTTCTCTCTGACCATCCAATTTGCATGGAATGTACATCTCACTTACGACAGCTGAACAATGCTTGAGTCTAACTGTCCACAAGACAATGTGATTGACATTTATAATGTACATAAGACTTGCTTCTCCATAACTCTAATTGATTGGGTGTCTATATCTACAAATCAATCGAAAAGTGCATTCAGTATGTAATACTATTTGATTACAATTACATATTTGTTTGAAtcatttgataataaattattaacTCTGTTATTGGAATCGtaatttatcatgttttttttaattattatctttCTTGAAACAAGGAGTTATTATACTTAAATTACTAATATTTACGTATTAATAAACTGACCGATCTCTTatacacatgtaatataaacaatacagACGTTGTTTTTACACAATGCTGTTAAAGTTACAATATACATAATGTAAAGGAGACAAACTAGGACATGCTCCAGCTGTGCCTGGAAggcgggggtgggggggggggggtgggacAATGAAGCTAATCAGATTTAGAAAGGGATTTTTAATTGATCGTCAATTCATGAAATCagattcatgtattttgaattagtCCAACACGTAAGACTTTTCCATTTAATTCAACATGATGGTAATTTAGCTTTCACAGAACTGATAAATCATTCCCATGTAATTACCAATGGTGATCCAAACTATCACAATGCAACGCACAAACATTAGTTTGAACgtttttacaacgttttgtgagTTTGCAAGAACACTGCATGATTTGCAGAGGTCGTAAATGAATTGAAGCTGTTTATGCGGGTGTTTcgcataaaatacaaaataacgAAAATATTTTACACCTTTTATGGATAAAaaagttgtaaaatatttttattactttttaattcTATCAATGTCATTTATTCCCGGTATGTTTTCCGCCGGGGGAGACTGGCCGGGGAAAGGGGGGTCTGAGAGAAATATTCTCTGTACCATTAAGGTGTGAATtacttgaaattgaattttccagACCTATCACCTATATCTGTGCATACCgcacaattaaaacaaatttcagttTCAGTTGAGCACCAAAAGGTGTCTACATAGGAATGattttcatttctatgaaaGCTAAATTACaattatgttgaattttttatttcaattaaatggAAAAGTCTCATGCGCTggactacttttatttttacaacgattttctttatgaaaataGGCTCGATACTTTCCAAAACTTGTCAGTATATCTCTAAGTTTCTCGGTACCGTCAGTAAAACGAGTCAGTACTTTTCCAAGATCATCAATAATGTCTAACTTTGACAGTCAttttctaagtttatcagtTATGTAAGTATGCTGATTGGCGTCAGTATTGAAAGGATGCATTATTATTACAGCACGCTTCATGCTAAAAACCAGGCTAAATCAAAGGCATGCAGGTTGGATTTCTTGGATtatgtttaattcatttttacctaaaatatgtttgataatCAACacattattatctttttttttttaccatgaatCGGCTTCATTTATCAACTTGCAGTCTTAGTATACAATGTTCTAGATATTGAAATAGAAGAGTTAGCCTGTTCTACTTGTTGTGACGAATACATCTTCTATGACTGTACTTTATATACATCAGAAACCTTTGATATGAATGACTgacttataaaaataatttaaaatttatagcTGTACGTGtagcttttaatatttttcaatgaattctAACAGGTAGAGTAACAGCAATGTTGAcacaaaattgttcaatatcatACAATGTTGACGATTGTGGAAATAAGGGATTGCTGTGGAACTGCAGTGGATCAAACATCTCCAAAATGCCAACGGTGTTACCTCCTGAATTGGAAAATAGCAATACTGCGTTGGATATATCGTACAATCAATTCACTTCTCTAACAAAAGATACATTTGAAGCAATAGCGGCTTACTCCAAGGTGACGTCTGTCATTCTTCACCACAATAACATaaccaaaatttcaaagatGGTCTTTCAAAAAATGTCAATCTTATGCAGTTTGGATATTTCTAATGTACATCTTAAAGTCAATGACATTAATGCCGAAGCCTTTTCTAATCTTAACGAACTCCAATTTCttcaaattcatcaaaatgattttcataaGGCGAAAAATCCAAGATATCCTGGTATTCAGCTTTCCAAACTTCGTTcactaaaatatttgaaaattgacatttttaatgGATTTCAGTTTCAAAAACCGTTTGAAAATCTTTCCAAATTATCCAAATTAGAATTCAATACCATAGGTGAATTTAAAATAGCCAATACTTCTTTCGAGGGTCTTAAGCTCTCCCCACTCCGCAGCCTCGATATGAAGTTTAGAAATCATGTGGACTGTGACGTTTCGGAAGATCTATTTTGCTCGTTTCCGTACTTAGACACAAATATCGAAATAAATTTTGGCGGCAAGTGCAGTATTTATGCAGCATTAAGATCACTCAAATGTTTACAATATCGTGTAATCCAAAAAATCGATATAAGTGcaaatgttcaagtttttgaatCAGACATAGTTAATATAAGCGATAAGAGCTTTAAAtacctttttaatatttgtgtgaGTGAGGTCATATTAGATTACGACGCAATTATCTATCTTCATTTACATCTTTATAGAACTACATTTTGGACTTGTCTAAATAAATTAAGTCTTAGGTCTAATAGAATCCAGTATGTTTCTATGGAGACTATATTTGCTTTATTGACTTTGCCACGTCTGCTTGAAATAAACGCTTGTTGCAATTCCCGGCCACCTGACACAGAATTATTTAACATCCACAGTCAACAAAGATATCAGaatatttctattaacattaATCTGCCAAAAAGTCTTATAGTTCTTGACTATTCTTACAATTACATTCACAATCAGCATTATATAAGATGGTATTTACTTGTAACGCTTATAGGGGAAAATTTGCGCATACTGAATCTTCAAAAAACTAATTTTCCTCTACAGTTTGAACATATCTTTAATTTTCCGTCCTTAAGAATTCTTAATTTATCTGAAAATAACTTTACAAATATTAATCCCAATATATTTCAAAGAGTAAGAAATCTTCGCCAGTTATCCGCAGCAAATGTTCACTTAGACCTGACTAACATTTTGATTGCCGAaggtttgtttaaaaatctcaaatgtTTGACAAAACTTG from Magallana gigas chromosome 9, xbMagGiga1.1, whole genome shotgun sequence includes these protein-coding regions:
- the LOC136271586 gene encoding toll-like receptor 2 yields the protein MGWNKTKCMMVRQLFVSIVLMCRVTAMLTQNCSISYNVDDCGNKGLLWNCSGSNISKMPTVLPPELENSNTALDISYNQFTSLTKDTFEAIAAYSKVTSVILHHNNITKISKMVFQKMSILCSLDISNVHLKVNDINAEAFSNLNELQFLQIHQNDFHKAKNPRYPGIQLSKLRSLKYLKIDIFNGFQFQKPFENLSKLSKLEFNTIGEFKIANTSFEGLKLSPLRSLDMKFRNHVDCDVSEDLFCSFPYLDTNIEINFGGKCSIYAALRSLKCLQYRVIQKIDISANVQVFESDIVNISDKSFKYLFNICVSEVILDYDAIIYLHLHLYRTTFWTCLNKLSLRSNRIQYVSMETIFALLTLPRLLEINACCNSRPPDTELFNIHSQQRYQNISININLPKSLIVLDYSYNYIHNQHYIRWYLLVTLIGENLRILNLQKTNFPLQFEHIFNFPSLRILNLSENNFTNINPNIFQRVRNLRQLSAANVHLDLTNILIAEGLFKNLKCLTKLDLSRNGLAFLPQSLLRDQKQSLTEINLDHNMFSSIYDSLIQLENLNNLYLRYNLISKISEKDQRHFESLNNLSIYIEGNPISCACLNIQSLKWMKDHQNSFPDLGNVLCLENNHHVGHLFNDEIWRKFELDCQSKDWLIFSIVLLFLTILAFTSIVAIKNYRVHLEYVILRLKKQWKGIPLRKSEEEFLFDVYVSYSESDYEWVRDKLCPKLEDLNVKSWITDMNSTPGRWVLEGIVNRINECRKVMFVVSESFLDMEWSSYAVKTAITHAFHNQRQGFIVVLIKDGVALEKLPDELKNIWWCIEHFRWPEEESNEVILKKLTKALQSDLTF